A window from Exiguobacterium marinum DSM 16307 encodes these proteins:
- the trmL gene encoding tRNA (uridine(34)/cytosine(34)/5-carboxymethylaminomethyluridine(34)-2'-O)-methyltransferase TrmL gives MAIHVVMFQPEIPANTGNVSRTCAATNSVLHLIRPLGFSTDDKMLKRAGLDYWQFVDVRYHDSLEELWEKHPDGQFFYITKYGEQYPSDLDVSDVEGDYFFVFGRETKGLPMEVIENNLDRCIRLPQSNLVRSLNVSNTAAIIVYEALRQQGYAGLK, from the coding sequence GAACGTCTCACGTACGTGTGCGGCGACGAACTCGGTCCTTCATCTGATTCGTCCGCTCGGCTTCTCGACGGACGATAAGATGCTAAAGCGCGCCGGTCTCGACTATTGGCAATTTGTCGATGTCCGTTATCACGACTCGTTAGAAGAACTGTGGGAGAAGCATCCGGATGGACAGTTCTTTTATATCACGAAGTACGGGGAACAATATCCGAGTGATTTAGACGTCTCTGATGTAGAAGGTGACTACTTCTTCGTCTTTGGTCGTGAAACGAAAGGCTTGCCGATGGAAGTCATCGAGAACAATTTAGATCGTTGCATCCGCCTGCCGCAATCGAATCTCGTCCGTTCATTGAATGTATCGAATACGGCGGCCATCATTGTATATGAAGCCCTTCGCCAACAAGGATACGCAGGGTTGAAATAA